One genomic region from Hoeflea algicola encodes:
- a CDS encoding 1-acyl-sn-glycerol-3-phosphate acyltransferase encodes MAYVADISDRLQILAHGRPGHIIDQLIGERGGRLVAHPAWPLMRPLVYATLKYGAAVRMADAISAMSGHEAFKYLSDLLQLDIQSQNAHRIPREGGFLLVANHPTGIADGVAMFDFLTRHRPDMMIFANRDAVRVSPRFDEIIIPVEWRDDFKSRDKTRETLQLTNRAVQDGKATVLFPSGRIAFWNEGKLTERPWKVSAVTLARRHSLPVVPVHVSARNSGLFYWLSKHSTELRDMTVFHELLNKKNHTFRFTVGEPIMPEALDGDPNEAVRALEYHTVHGLAKDPNRAFEAAPSDWSQAA; translated from the coding sequence ATGGCGTATGTGGCGGATATATCTGACCGCTTACAGATTTTGGCCCACGGCCGCCCGGGGCATATCATCGATCAGCTGATCGGCGAGCGGGGTGGCCGTCTCGTGGCGCATCCGGCATGGCCGTTGATGCGCCCACTGGTTTACGCAACCCTGAAATATGGCGCCGCTGTGCGAATGGCTGACGCGATTTCAGCGATGTCAGGCCACGAAGCCTTCAAATATCTCAGCGATCTGCTGCAGCTCGATATCCAGTCGCAAAACGCGCACCGGATTCCGCGCGAGGGCGGCTTTCTTCTGGTCGCCAATCACCCAACCGGTATCGCCGATGGCGTGGCAATGTTCGATTTTCTCACCCGGCACCGGCCCGACATGATGATCTTTGCCAATCGCGACGCGGTGCGGGTCAGCCCGCGATTTGATGAAATCATCATCCCGGTGGAATGGCGCGATGATTTCAAGAGCCGTGACAAAACCCGCGAGACCTTGCAACTGACCAACCGCGCGGTTCAGGACGGCAAGGCCACGGTGCTATTTCCATCGGGCCGAATTGCGTTCTGGAACGAAGGGAAACTCACCGAACGTCCGTGGAAGGTATCGGCGGTGACGCTGGCGCGACGGCATTCGCTGCCGGTGGTTCCTGTGCACGTCTCGGCGCGCAATTCCGGGCTGTTCTACTGGCTGTCAAAGCACTCGACAGAGCTGCGCGACATGACTGTGTTTCACGAGCTTCTGAACAAGAAGAACCATACATTCCGGTTTACCGTCGGCGAGCCGATCATGCCGGAAGCGCTTGACGGCGACCCCAATGAAGCGGTGCGGGCGCTCGAATATCACACCGTGCACGGGCTTGCCAAAGACCCGAACCGGGCGTTTGAGGCGGCTCCGAGCGACTGGAGCCAGGCCGCCTGA